A stretch of Perognathus longimembris pacificus isolate PPM17 chromosome 1, ASM2315922v1, whole genome shotgun sequence DNA encodes these proteins:
- the Ormdl2 gene encoding ORM1-like protein 2 has product MNVGVAHSEVNPNTRVMNSRGIWLAYIILVGLLHVVLLSIPFFSIPVVWTLTNVIHNLAMYVFLHTVKGTPFETPDQGKARLLTHWEQMDYGLQFTSSRKFLSISPIVLYLLASFYTKYDAAHFLINTTSLLSVLLPKLPQFHGVRLFGINKY; this is encoded by the exons ATGAATGTGGGGGTGGCACACAGTGAAGTAAATCCCAACACTCGAGTGATGAATAGTCGGGGCATCTGGCTGGCCTACATCATCTTGGTAGGACTGCTGCATGTGGTTTTACTCAGCATCCCTTTCTTCAGCATTCCTGTTGTCTGGACCCTGACCAACGTCATTCATAACTTG GCAATGTATGTCTTCCTACATACAGTGAAAGGGACACCCTTTGAGACCCCTGACCAAGGAAAAGCTCGACTTTTGACACACTGGGAACAGATGGACTATGGGCTTCAGTTTACTTCTTCTCGCAAGTTCCTCAGCATCTCTCCTATTGTACT CTACCTACTGGCCAGCTTCTATACCAAGTATGATGctgctcatttcctcatcaacaCTACCTCATTGCTCAGTGTGCTGCTGCCTAAGTTACCACAATTCCATGGGGTTCGTCTCTTTGGCATCAacaaatactga